The Nicotiana tabacum cultivar K326 chromosome 14, ASM71507v2, whole genome shotgun sequence genome contains a region encoding:
- the LOC107792851 gene encoding beta-glucuronosyltransferase GlcAT14B-like isoform X2 — translation MKKLKSFYKKLKHPPITESKWIYPLAIASIVSIFIVFLTTLISPNGTPLIPLPIFVESKLQSLPISAAPPPPRFAYLISGSAGDGGMLKRALQALYHPNNHYVVHLDAESSADERLDLHNFVVNHKIFAKFTNVKMISKANLVTYRGPTMVANTLHAAAILLKEGGEWDWFINLSASDYPLVTQDDLIHTFSHIPRDLNFIDHTSDIGWKEFQRAKPIIVDPGLYLNKKSDVFWIRQRRSVPTAFKLFTGSAWTALSRPFIDFCIWGWDNLPRTVLMYYANFISTPEGYFHTVVCNAQEFRNTTVNSDLHYISWDNPPKQHPHYLTLDDMQRMVDSNAPFARKFHQDDPVLDKIDSELLFRGQGMFVPGGWCIGSRENGTDPCSIVGNITFLRPTAGAKRLENLIGSLLSNDNFRSRQCI, via the exons ATGAAGAAACTCAAAAGCTTTTACAAAAAACTCAAACATCCACCAATAACGGAAAGCAAATGGATCTATCCACTTGCAATAGCCTCAATTGTTTCCATTTTCATCGTATTCCTTACAACCTTAATTTCACCAAATGGCACTCCTTTAATACCCCTTCCCATTTTCGTCGAATCAAAGCttcaatctttacccatttcCGCCGCTCCTCCGCCGCCACGTTTCGCCTACTTAATCTCCGGCTCCGCCGGCGACGGCGGCATGCTGAAACGGGCCCTTCAAGCTCTATACCACCCCAACAACCATTATGTAGTGCACCTTGATGCTGAGTCATCAGCTGATGAGAGACTTGATTTGCATAATTTTGTGGTTAATCACAAAATTTTTGCTAAATTCACGAATGTAAAAATGATTAGTAAAGCTAATCTTGTTACTTACCGTGGGCCCACTATGGTGGCTAATACTTTACATGCTGCTGCTATATTGTTGAAAGAAGGGGGTGAATGGGATTGGTTTATCAATTTAAGTGCTTCTGATTACCCACTTGTTACTCAAGATG ATCTAATTCATACATTTTCACATATACCGCGGGATCTTAACTTCATTGATCATACTAGTGATATTGGCTGGAAAGA GTTTCAAAGGGCAAAGCCAATCATCGTTGATCCGGGATTGTATTTGAATAAGAAATCTGATGTTTTCTGGATTAGACAGAGAAGAAGTGTGCCAACAGCTTTTAAGCTTTTTACAG GGTCTGCTTGGACGGCCCTTTCTCGACCCTTCATTGACTTCTGCATATGGGGTTGGGACAACTTGCCTCGAACTGTACTTATGTACTATGCAAACTTCATCTCAACTCCCGAAGGTTATTTCCACACTGTCGTCTGTAATGCTCAGGAGTTCCGCAATACCACAGTAAACAGTGATCTGCACTATATATCGTGGGATAACCCTCCAAAGCAGCATCCTCATTACCTTACACTTGATGACATGCAAAGGATGGTTGACAGTAATGCCCCATTTGCGAGAAAGTTCCATCAAGATGATCCAGTGCTTGACAAGATTGATTCTGAACTCCTGTTTCGAGGTCAAGGCATGTTTGTTCCCGGTGGTTGGTGTATAGGGAGTCGGGAGAATGGAACAGATCCATGCTCCATAGTAGGTAATATCA
- the LOC107792851 gene encoding beta-glucuronosyltransferase GlcAT14B-like isoform X1, with protein sequence MKKLKSFYKKLKHPPITESKWIYPLAIASIVSIFIVFLTTLISPNGTPLIPLPIFVESKLQSLPISAAPPPPRFAYLISGSAGDGGMLKRALQALYHPNNHYVVHLDAESSADERLDLHNFVVNHKIFAKFTNVKMISKANLVTYRGPTMVANTLHAAAILLKEGGEWDWFINLSASDYPLVTQDGEYLIHTFSHIPRDLNFIDHTSDIGWKEFQRAKPIIVDPGLYLNKKSDVFWIRQRRSVPTAFKLFTGSAWTALSRPFIDFCIWGWDNLPRTVLMYYANFISTPEGYFHTVVCNAQEFRNTTVNSDLHYISWDNPPKQHPHYLTLDDMQRMVDSNAPFARKFHQDDPVLDKIDSELLFRGQGMFVPGGWCIGSRENGTDPCSIVGNITFLRPTAGAKRLENLIGSLLSNDNFRSRQCI encoded by the exons ATGAAGAAACTCAAAAGCTTTTACAAAAAACTCAAACATCCACCAATAACGGAAAGCAAATGGATCTATCCACTTGCAATAGCCTCAATTGTTTCCATTTTCATCGTATTCCTTACAACCTTAATTTCACCAAATGGCACTCCTTTAATACCCCTTCCCATTTTCGTCGAATCAAAGCttcaatctttacccatttcCGCCGCTCCTCCGCCGCCACGTTTCGCCTACTTAATCTCCGGCTCCGCCGGCGACGGCGGCATGCTGAAACGGGCCCTTCAAGCTCTATACCACCCCAACAACCATTATGTAGTGCACCTTGATGCTGAGTCATCAGCTGATGAGAGACTTGATTTGCATAATTTTGTGGTTAATCACAAAATTTTTGCTAAATTCACGAATGTAAAAATGATTAGTAAAGCTAATCTTGTTACTTACCGTGGGCCCACTATGGTGGCTAATACTTTACATGCTGCTGCTATATTGTTGAAAGAAGGGGGTGAATGGGATTGGTTTATCAATTTAAGTGCTTCTGATTACCCACTTGTTACTCAAGATGGTGAGT ATCTAATTCATACATTTTCACATATACCGCGGGATCTTAACTTCATTGATCATACTAGTGATATTGGCTGGAAAGA GTTTCAAAGGGCAAAGCCAATCATCGTTGATCCGGGATTGTATTTGAATAAGAAATCTGATGTTTTCTGGATTAGACAGAGAAGAAGTGTGCCAACAGCTTTTAAGCTTTTTACAG GGTCTGCTTGGACGGCCCTTTCTCGACCCTTCATTGACTTCTGCATATGGGGTTGGGACAACTTGCCTCGAACTGTACTTATGTACTATGCAAACTTCATCTCAACTCCCGAAGGTTATTTCCACACTGTCGTCTGTAATGCTCAGGAGTTCCGCAATACCACAGTAAACAGTGATCTGCACTATATATCGTGGGATAACCCTCCAAAGCAGCATCCTCATTACCTTACACTTGATGACATGCAAAGGATGGTTGACAGTAATGCCCCATTTGCGAGAAAGTTCCATCAAGATGATCCAGTGCTTGACAAGATTGATTCTGAACTCCTGTTTCGAGGTCAAGGCATGTTTGTTCCCGGTGGTTGGTGTATAGGGAGTCGGGAGAATGGAACAGATCCATGCTCCATAGTAGGTAATATCA